A segment of the Methanomassiliicoccaceae archaeon DOK genome:
TGAGGGTCGCGACGCACGGCATGTACACGGCCATCACGACACCGAACACGACGAACTGGTCGGGGGTCATGAACGCCTCCAGCGCGACCCCGCCTGCTAGAATCTGCAGCATCCCGAGGGCCATCTCCTTCCTCAGGATGCCCACGATGAACGCTATGGAGCACACGGCGGGCAGCCCGAGCATGCCGACGATCACGGGCGAGAGCGGGTCGACGATCACGTCGAGGAGCTCGTACTGGAGCAGCACCTCCACGACGATGGAACCCACCACCAGCAGAGGGAAGGCGATGTAGAAGAAGTCCTTGATCCTGTACCAGGTCTTGAACAGGACGTTCTTGGCGCTCGGGACCTGGAGGTCGGGGAGCTCCATCGCCAGGTTGCTGGGCTCGTACTTCATGAACCTGTTCATCAGGACCCCCGTGACCACGGCGAGGCACACGAGCATCACCAGGATCCCGAACGCGTAGACGATGCCGGAGTAGCTTCCAGTGGCCCCCATGATGATGGCCATCTGGGCGGAGCAGGGCACGGCCATGACGATCATCGAGGAGAGGATGACCTTCTCCCTGCGGGACTGGACGGTGCGGACCGCCATGATGGCGGGCACGTTGCATCCGAGTCCGACGATGATGGGTATGAACGACCCCCCGTGGAGGCCGAAGTGGTGCATGGTCCTGTCGAGGAGGACGACGGCCCTGGTCAGGTACCCGGAGTCCTCCAGTATCCCCAGTATGATGTAGAACACCATGATGTACGGGATGACCAGGGACATGATCGCCTGGATGCTCCCGTCTATGCCGGTGAGGACGGCGGTCCAGAACTCGCTGTCGCCGCCCAGGTCGATGATGGCGGTGCCGACCACCGCCTCGTAGACGGAGGAGACGACCCCGTCCAGGAACGACCCCACGTAGACGATGGTCGTGAGGATCACCAGGCAGACCGCCAGCAGGATCGGTATGCCGGTGACCGGGGTGATCATCACGTCGGATATCCTGTCGGCCAGTGACGGCTTGGTGTCGCTCTCGGAGACCACGTCGCTAACGATGTTCTCGGCCTCGGCGTACCTGGACGAGGCGATGCCGACCGCCAGGCTCTGGCCGGTTCCGTCCCTGTAGAGCTTCTTCATGACGGCCACGGTGTGCTTCAGGTCCGTGCCGATCATCTCGTCGAAGGGCTCCGACTCCTCCAGGAGCTTGACGGCGACCCCGCGCTTGTTGAACTTGAGGTTGTCGGGGAGGCCGTCCTCCAGTGCGACGATGGCCTTCTCGATGTCGGGCATGTACTCGACCCTGAACCCGGAGGCCCTGGCCTTTCCCTCGCAGACGGCGTCCGCGAGGGCGTCGACCCCTTCCGAGGTCTTGGAGGACACGGGCATCACCGGGACGCCGAGGATTCCGGAGAGGGCGTCGATGTCGATCCTGTTCCTCTTCCTGGCCTCGTCGATCTTGGTGAGCGCGATGATTGTGGGGAGTCCCAGCTCCAGTGCCTCAAAGCAGAGGACGAGGCTGCTGACCAGGTTGGTGGCGTCGGCGACGAGGATGACGGTGTCGTTGCGGCCCTCCCAGAGGTCCCTGAGTACGACCTTCTCGTCGTCGGAGTTCCCGGACATGCTGTAGGTTCCGGGGAGGTCGTGGACGCTGACGGTCTTGCCGTTCCTCGTTACCACTCCCTCGTCGAACTCCACGGTCGTGCCGGGATAGTTGGACGATATGACCCCCACGCCGGTCAGGCGTGTGAAAAGGGATGACTTGCCCACGTTAGGCTGTCCTACCAGGGCTACCTTGAATGTTTTCCCATGAGCCAATGGGCTTCCCCTGCGGTTTCATTCTGACTCTGCGGCGGTGTCTACGAAGATGTGTGATGCCAGATGGTAGTCCAGAGCCATGGTGGCGTTGCCCATCCTAACGATGCGGGGGCCTCCGTCGGACAGGATGGTCTCGATGGAGATCTCGCGACCGGGGACGAAGCCCATGGAGATGAGCCTCTTGACGACCTCCGTGTCATCCGACGTGATGTGGGAGATCCTTCCGGACTCGCTCTGGGCCAGCTTGTTGAGCGGCGTGATCCTCGTTATGCCCTCGGAAACGGCCTTGCAGGGCTTCTTGCAGCTCTGGCAGTCCGAGTCGACGGGGGTGCCCATCATGTGGCACATCTTGATCGCCGACTCGTCGGAGATCGCGTGCTCCATCCTGCAGGCCTCCTCGTGCGCGGTCTTGTGGTCGATGTTGAGATAGTCCGTGAGGAACCTCTCCAGGACGTGGTGCTTCTTGCGCAGCTGCCTGGCGTATGTGAGTCCCTCCTCGGTGAGTGAGACGCCCTTGTACTTCTCGTAGTTCACAAGACCTTCCTTCGCCAGGACCTTGATCATCTCGCTGACGCTCGCAGGGGAGACGTTCATGTAGGTGGCGAGCTCGGTGGTCTTCGCCACGCCCTCCCCCTCTGTCAGCCTGAGGATGTTGATCAGATAGTCCTCGCGATTTCCTGTAGTCATTGCTCCATCATTAAGGCATTCCTATTTATAGTTAAGGTCTACCTAATCTAACCCTTCCGAAGCACCGTCCCGACGGCTGCTGGCTTATGCCTCCGGAGCGCCGATGACGACGTCCCTCCCGATGAGGTATCCGAGCACGACGAGCGATGCGGCGACGCAGATGAGGAATAGTATGCCGGGCCCCCAGTCCGAGGCCACGTCGTGCATAGCCCCGACGGCGACGGGCCCGACGGCCGCCACAAGGTAGCCGACGGACTGGGCTATCCCGGAGACGCTGGACGAGTCCCCGGAGGTTTTCGTCCTGAGCCCGAACAGCATCGAGGGGTAGGTTATGCAGGCCCCTCCGCAGAGGCCGCACAGGAGGACGGGGGCTGCCAGGGACGCAGGGCTCCCGGACGACAGCTGGAGCAGTGCCAGCCCGACTATGTACATCGCACCGAGGGACGCCCCGACGGCGCGCAGGTCCCTGCGGATTTCGGTGATTACAGGCAACAGGATCGAGCCGGCGATGCCCACCACCATATAGACGGAGACGACCACCCCGGCCTCCGACGGGTCGAGCCCTTTCGACTGCAGGATGACGGCCATCCAGGCGACCATGGCATAATATATCAGCGACTGCAGGCCAAGGTACAGGGCAATGAACCAGGTGGTGGGCGAGGAGAGCAGCGACCTCCTGCTCCCGGCCTCCGGCACCCCCTCCTCGATTCCGGCGTCCCTGTGGGGGACCCACATCAGGAGGACCACCGCGACCAGGACGGCCTAGACGAGCAGCGAGCCCCTCCATCCGACCGCGTCGCCGATGGGAACGCTCACGGCCCCGGCCACGGCGGACATGAGGGACATCATCGCGGTATATATCCCGGTCAGCCTCCCGATCCTCTCGGGGTAGTGCGCCTTGATGAAGGCGGGTATGAGCACGTTCCCGGCCGTTATGCCGATGCCGACCACCGCCGTCCCCAGGAACAGCCCGTAGGTCCCCAGGAGGGAGCGGCACAGCACCCCAGAGAGGACCATGGCTAGCCCCAGGACCATCACATGCCCCGCCGGGTGTCTCCTGCCCAGGTCTCCCATCACCACGGAGAACGCCGCGAACATGAGCAGGGGGATGGTGGTGATGGTGCCCATGGCCACGGACGAGATCCCGAGGTCGCTCTGGATGACGTCGGCGAGCGGCCCGACGCAGGTGAAAGGCGCGCGGAGGCAGAACGCCGTGGCGATCAGCGTCACGGCAAGTCCGACTGCGATGTGCGATCTTCTGATAGAACCACCCTCGGGTGTAACCGGTTTGGGACGGGGGATGCCCCCCGTCGAAGGGAAGGGGATCACTCCTCCTTCTTGCCGATGGACTCCTTCTGGGACTTCAGGTCGGCGATCTTCTCCTCGCACTTCTTGATGTCCTCGTAGATTCCGGCCACGTCGGCCTCGGCGGCGGTCTTGCCGGCCCTCAGGGCCTCCAGGACCTTGTCGCCGATCTGCTTGGTGAAGTCCTCGATGGCCTTCTCCTGCTTGCGGATCTCGCTGTCGAGCTTCTCCTTGTCGATGGCGTTCCCGAGCTTCTCGTCAGCGTTCTTGACGGAGTCCTTGACCTTGTCCATGAATCCCATTGTTGTCACCTCTCTTTCACTCGACCAGCTTGTGGTATCCGTAGGCGGGCTCGCCGGCGTTGAAGCAGTACTGGATCGTCGTGAACTGCTTCTTGAATGCCTTCACGTCCTCTTTAACCTTGGCAGGATCCTCCTTCTTGACGACCACTCTGGCTATGAGCTCGGCGACCTCCTTCATGTCGCTCTCCTTCATTCCGATCCTGGTCATCTCCTGAGATCCGAGCCTGAGTCCGGAGGGCCTGACGGAGCTGGTGTCCCTGGGGAGCATGTTCTTGTTGCAGATGATGTTCGCGTCCTCGAGAG
Coding sequences within it:
- a CDS encoding MFS transporter; this encodes MWVPHRDAGIEEGVPEAGSRRSLLSSPTTWFIALYLGLQSLIYYAMVAWMAVILQSKGLDPSEAGVVVSVYMVVGIAGSILLPVITEIRRDLRAVGASLGAMYIVGLALLQLSSGSPASLAAPVLLCGLCGGACITYPSMLFGLRTKTSGDSSSVSGIAQSVGYLVAAVGPVAVGAMHDVASDWGPGILFLICVAASLVVLGYLIGRDVVIGAPEA
- the feoB gene encoding ferrous iron transport protein B, with product MGKSSLFTRLTGVGVISSNYPGTTVEFDEGVVTRNGKTVSVHDLPGTYSMSGNSDDEKVVLRDLWEGRNDTVILVADATNLVSSLVLCFEALELGLPTIIALTKIDEARKRNRIDIDALSGILGVPVMPVSSKTSEGVDALADAVCEGKARASGFRVEYMPDIEKAIVALEDGLPDNLKFNKRGVAVKLLEESEPFDEMIGTDLKHTVAVMKKLYRDGTGQSLAVGIASSRYAEAENIVSDVVSESDTKPSLADRISDVMITPVTGIPILLAVCLVILTTIVYVGSFLDGVVSSVYEAVVGTAIIDLGGDSEFWTAVLTGIDGSIQAIMSLVIPYIMVFYIILGILEDSGYLTRAVVLLDRTMHHFGLHGGSFIPIIVGLGCNVPAIMAVRTVQSRREKVILSSMIVMAVPCSAQMAIIMGATGSYSGIVYAFGILVMLVCLAVVTGVLMNRFMKYEPSNLAMELPDLQVPSAKNVLFKTWYRIKDFFYIAFPLLVVGSIVVEVLLQYELLDVIVDPLSPVIVGMLGLPAVCSIAFIVGILRKEMALGMLQILAGGVALEAFMTPDQFVVFGVVMAVYMPCVATLITMWREIGWKETVGVSVLSIVVAILLGTATNLLLQAF
- a CDS encoding MarR family transcriptional regulator; protein product: MTTGNREDYLINILRLTEGEGVAKTTELATYMNVSPASVSEMIKVLAKEGLVNYEKYKGVSLTEEGLTYARQLRKKHHVLERFLTDYLNIDHKTAHEEACRMEHAISDESAIKMCHMMGTPVDSDCQSCKKPCKAVSEGITRITPLNKLAQSESGRISHITSDDTEVVKRLISMGFVPGREISIETILSDGGPRIVRMGNATMALDYHLASHIFVDTAAESE
- a CDS encoding MFS transporter — its product is MTLIATAFCLRAPFTCVGPLADVIQSDLGISSVAMGTITTIPLLMFAAFSVVMGDLGRRHPAGHVMVLGLAMVLSGVLCRSLLGTYGLFLGTAVVGIGITAGNVLIPAFIKAHYPERIGRLTGIYTAMMSLMSAVAGAVSVPIGDAVGWRGSLLV